From the genome of Vigna angularis cultivar LongXiaoDou No.4 chromosome 11, ASM1680809v1, whole genome shotgun sequence, one region includes:
- the LOC108332385 gene encoding TMV resistance protein N isoform X1 has product MAVPSFSSSFTYDVFLSFRGEDTRYSFTGNLYRALRDRGIHTFIDDEKLPKGDEITSALEKAIEGSRIFIIVFSRNYASSSFCLNELAYILPYANRNGLLVLPLFYDVVPSHVRHHTGSFGEALDTHENRFKATSQGFELNMEKLNKWKMALRGTANLSGYHFKHGEEYEYEFIKRIVDLVSNKINRAPLHVADYPVGLETRVLEVKLLLDIGSDDGVHMVGIHGLGGVGKTTLALAVYNSIADHFEGLCFLENVRENSNKHGLQHLQRILLSQMIGENNVNITSARQGISMMEHRLRQKKILLILDDVDKHEQLQAIVGRPDWFGPGSRVIITTRDKHLLSCHLIEKLYKVKKLEKNNALRLLSWKAFRTEEVDTSYLNVMDRVLAYASGHPLALEVIGSKLFRKSVKEWESAIKQYEKIPNNQILEVLKISFDALEEVEKSVFLDISCCFKAYALSEVEDILRAHYGDCMKYHIGVLVEKSLIKYGYNSVVTMHDLIEDMGKEIVRQKSPNKPGKRSRLWSPEEIIKVLEDNLGSGEIEIICLNSSLPDKEEIVEWNRKVFKKMKNLKTLIIKNGNFSEGPEYLPNSLRVLEWLKYPSQGLPPDFRSKQLSLCKLPSSCFGSLGLTEFSKKFMNMTLLNFDECEGLTQIPDLSGLPNLERFSFKNCKSLITIHDSIGFLGKLNSLNAVGCSKLRSFPPLKLTSLENLELSYCYSLESFPEILGKMGQITELVLEDCHIKELPISFQNLTELQTLQLRSCPRLRLPSSIVMMPKLANIIAWESKGWLFPKQVEGEEKIGSMVSSNVDCLYLSGCKLSDHFFPIILEWFANVKDLNLSRNNFTVLPECIANCHLLCKLTLDACHSLREIRGIPPNIRQLSARNCKSFTSSCGRTLLNQKLHEAGNTMFSFSGARFPEWFDHHSWGPSCSFWVGKKFPSIALCIAIGPTHLEHVEIVGPIMIINSIECSLDEEENPYLYMLPHHTHIFDLQHIVFSDYLDRFVSENEWNHVEITYSVEQRFEEKDKHAVTQISIENGIYVFKQNSSMEDIQFTDPHKKRRLDVDPEL; this is encoded by the exons ATGGCTGTGCCATCATTCTCCTCTTCCTTCACCTATGACGTGTTCCTCAGCTTCAGAGGAGAAGATACTCGTTACAGTTTCACCGGCAATCTCTACAGAGCCCTTCGTGACAGAGGAATTCACACCTTCATCGACGACGAGAAGCTTCCCAAAGGAGACGAAATCACCTCTGCACTTGAGAAGGCAATCGAAGGTTCCAGAATTTTCATCATCGTTTTCTCTCGCAACTACGCCTCTTCCTCCTTTTGCTTGAACGAGCTCGCCTACATTCTTCCCTACGCTAATAGAAATGGTTTGCTGGTTTTGCCACTCTTCTACGACGTCGTTCCTTCCCACGTGCGCCACCACACGGGTAGCTTCGGAGAAGCTTTGGATACACATGAAAACAGGTTCAAAGCTACGAGTCAGGGTTTTGAGCTTAACATGGAGAAGCTCAACAAATGGAAGATGGCTCTGCGTGGAACAGCTAACTTATCTGGCTATCATTTCAAACATGG GGAGGAATATGAATACGAGTTTATCAAGAGGATAGTTGACTTGGTCTCCAACAAGATTAACCGTGCTCCTTTACACGTTGCGGATTATCCAGTTGGACTAGAGACTCGAGTGCTAGAAGTAAAGTTGCTTCTAGATATAGGATCTGATGATGGTGTCCACATGGTAGGGATCCATGGACTCGGTGGAGTTGGTAAAACCACACTTGCTCTTGCAGTGTACAATTCCATCGCTGACCATTTTGAAGGCTTGTGTTTCCTCGAAAATGTGAGAGAGAATTCAAACAAACATGGCCTACAGCATCTTCAAAGAATCCTTCTTTCTCAAATGATTGGAGAAAATAATGTCAACATAACTAGTGCGAGACAAGGGATTTCAATGATGGAGCATAGGCTACGACAGAAGAAGATTCTCTTGATTCTAGATGATGTTGACAAACATGAACAGTTACAAGCAATTGTTGGAAGACCTGATTGGTTTGGTCCCGGCAGTAGAGTCATCATCACAACTAGGGACAAACATTTGTTATCATGTCACTTGATcgaaaaattatataaagtgAAGAAGTTGGAAAAGAACAATGCTCTTCGACTGCTTAGTTGGAAAGCTTTCAGAACAGAAGAAGTTGATACAAGTTATTTGAATGTAATGGATCGTGTACTAGCTTATGCTTCTGGCCATCCATTGGCTTTGGAAGTAATCGGTTCGAAGTTGTTTAGAAAAAGTGTAAAGGAATGGGAATCTGCCATCAAACAGTATGAGAAAATTCCTAACAATCAAATCCTTGAGGTGCTTAAAATAAGTTTTGATGCTTTAGAGGAAGTAGAGAAGAGTGTTTTTCTTGACATTTCTTGTTGCTTCAAAGCATATGCATTGTCAGAGGTGGAAGATATACTTCGTGCTCATTATGGTGATTGCATGAAATATCATATTGGGGTGTTGGTTGAAAAGTCTCTGATAAAATATGGTTATAATTCTGTAGTTACAATGCATGACTTGATAGAAGACATGGGTAAAGAAATTGTCCGGCAGAAATCTCCAAATAAGCCAGGGAAGCGCAGTAGATTATGGTCACCAGAAGAGATAATTAAAGTTTTGGAAGACAACTTG GGAAGTGGAGAAATTGAAATCATATGTTTAAATTCCTCCTTACCTGACAAAGAAGAAATAGTGGAATGGAACAGAAAGGTCTTCAAAAAGATGAAAAACCTCAAAACACTTATCATTAAAAATGGTAATTTTTCGGAAGGTCCTGAATATCTTCCGAATAGTTTAAGAGTACTGGAATGGTTGAAATATCCTTCACAAGGGCTACCGCCAGATTTTCGTTCAAAGCAACTTTCCTTATGCAAATTACCTTCAAGTTGTTTTGGGTCACTCGGATTGACTGAGTTTTCAAAG AAGTTCATGAATATGACTCTTCTGAATTTTGACGAATGTGAAGGTTTAACACAGATACCTGATCTATCTGGGCTGCCAAATTTAGAAAGATTTTCATTCAAGAATTGTAAGAGTTTAATTACAATCCATGACTCCATTGGCTTCCTAGGTAAGCTTAACTCCTTGAATGCTGTTGGTTGCAGCAAGCTTAGGAGTTTTCCCCCCCTCAAATTGACTTCTCTGGAAAATCTTGAACTTTCATATTGTTACAGTCTTGAGAGCTTCCCAGAAATATTAGGAAAAATGGGACAGATAACAGAACTTGTCTTGGAGGACTGTCACATAAAGGAATTGccaatttcatttcaaaatctCACCGAGCTTCAAACATTACAGTTGCGTTCGTGTCCAAGGTTAAGGTTACCTAGTAGTATAGTCATGATGCCAAAACTGGCCAACATTATTGCTTGGGAATCTAAAGGGTGGCTATTTCCAAAACAGGTCGAGGGGGAAGAGAAAATAGGCTCAATGGTGTCTTCAAACGTAGATTGTCTTTATCTCTCAGGGTGCAAACTCTCAGATCATTTTTTCCCAATAATTCTTGAATGGTTTGCTAATGTAAAAGATTTAAACCTATCAAGGAATAATTTCACGGTTCTTCCTGAATGCATCGCCAATTGTCACTTGTTATGCAAGCTTACTTTAGATGCCTGTCATAGTCTTCGAGAGATTAGAGGGATTCCACCAAACATACGACAGTTATCAGCAAGAAATTGTAAATCCTTCACTTCTTCTTGCGGAAGAACTTTACTGAATCAG AAACTGCATGAGGCTGGAAACACCATGTTTTCGTTTTCAGGAGCAAGGTTTCCAGAATGGTTCGATCACCACAGTTGGGGACCATCTTGTTCTTTCTGGGTTGGCAAAAAATTCCCTTCCATTGCTCTTTGTATTGCTATTGGACCAACTCATTTGGAACACGTTGAAATTGTTGGACCTATCATGATCATCAACAGCATTGAATGTTCATTGGATGAGGAGGAGAATCCTTATTTATATATGCTCCCTCATCACACACATATTTTCGATTTGCAACATATAGTTTTTTCAGATTATCTAGACAGATTTGTTTCAGAAAATGAATGGAACCACGTGGAGATTACATACTCAGTCGAGCAGAGATTCGAGGAAAAAGACAAACATGCGGTGACCCAAATCTCTATAGAAAATGGAATCTATGTGTTCAAACAGAATAGCAGCATGGAGGATATTCAATTCACTGATCCCCACAAAAAGAGAAGATTAGATGTTGATCCAGAGTTGTAA
- the LOC108332385 gene encoding TMV resistance protein N isoform X3, with amino-acid sequence MAVPSFSSSFTYDVFLSFRGEDTRYSFTGNLYRALRDRGIHTFIDDEKLPKGDEITSALEKAIEGSRIFIIVFSRNYASSSFCLNELAYILPYANRNGLLVLPLFYDVVPSHVRHHTGSFGEALDTHENRFKATSQGFELNMEKLNKWKMALRGTANLSGYHFKHGEEYEYEFIKRIVDLVSNKINRAPLHVADYPVGLETRVLEVKLLLDIGSDDGVHMVGIHGLGGVGKTTLALAVYNSIADHFEGLCFLENVRENSNKHGLQHLQRILLSQMIGENNVNITSARQGISMMEHRLRQKKILLILDDVDKHEQLQAIVGRPDWFGPGSRVIITTRDKHLLSCHLIEKLYKVKKLEKNNALRLLSWKAFRTEEVDTSYLNVMDRVLAYASGHPLALEVIGSKLFRKSVKEWESAIKQYEKIPNNQILEVLKISFDALEEVEKSVFLDISCCFKAYALSEVEDILRAHYGDCMKYHIGVLVEKSLIKYGYNSVVTMHDLIEDMGKEIVRQKSPNKPGKRSRLWSPEEIIKVLEDNLGSGEIEIICLNSSLPDKEEIVEWNRKVFKKMKNLKTLIIKNGNFSEGPEYLPNSLRVLEWLKYPSQGLPPDFRSKQLSLCKLPSSCFGSLGLTEFSKKFMNMTLLNFDECEGLTQIPDLSGLPNLERFSFKNSSLGVFPPSN; translated from the exons ATGGCTGTGCCATCATTCTCCTCTTCCTTCACCTATGACGTGTTCCTCAGCTTCAGAGGAGAAGATACTCGTTACAGTTTCACCGGCAATCTCTACAGAGCCCTTCGTGACAGAGGAATTCACACCTTCATCGACGACGAGAAGCTTCCCAAAGGAGACGAAATCACCTCTGCACTTGAGAAGGCAATCGAAGGTTCCAGAATTTTCATCATCGTTTTCTCTCGCAACTACGCCTCTTCCTCCTTTTGCTTGAACGAGCTCGCCTACATTCTTCCCTACGCTAATAGAAATGGTTTGCTGGTTTTGCCACTCTTCTACGACGTCGTTCCTTCCCACGTGCGCCACCACACGGGTAGCTTCGGAGAAGCTTTGGATACACATGAAAACAGGTTCAAAGCTACGAGTCAGGGTTTTGAGCTTAACATGGAGAAGCTCAACAAATGGAAGATGGCTCTGCGTGGAACAGCTAACTTATCTGGCTATCATTTCAAACATGG GGAGGAATATGAATACGAGTTTATCAAGAGGATAGTTGACTTGGTCTCCAACAAGATTAACCGTGCTCCTTTACACGTTGCGGATTATCCAGTTGGACTAGAGACTCGAGTGCTAGAAGTAAAGTTGCTTCTAGATATAGGATCTGATGATGGTGTCCACATGGTAGGGATCCATGGACTCGGTGGAGTTGGTAAAACCACACTTGCTCTTGCAGTGTACAATTCCATCGCTGACCATTTTGAAGGCTTGTGTTTCCTCGAAAATGTGAGAGAGAATTCAAACAAACATGGCCTACAGCATCTTCAAAGAATCCTTCTTTCTCAAATGATTGGAGAAAATAATGTCAACATAACTAGTGCGAGACAAGGGATTTCAATGATGGAGCATAGGCTACGACAGAAGAAGATTCTCTTGATTCTAGATGATGTTGACAAACATGAACAGTTACAAGCAATTGTTGGAAGACCTGATTGGTTTGGTCCCGGCAGTAGAGTCATCATCACAACTAGGGACAAACATTTGTTATCATGTCACTTGATcgaaaaattatataaagtgAAGAAGTTGGAAAAGAACAATGCTCTTCGACTGCTTAGTTGGAAAGCTTTCAGAACAGAAGAAGTTGATACAAGTTATTTGAATGTAATGGATCGTGTACTAGCTTATGCTTCTGGCCATCCATTGGCTTTGGAAGTAATCGGTTCGAAGTTGTTTAGAAAAAGTGTAAAGGAATGGGAATCTGCCATCAAACAGTATGAGAAAATTCCTAACAATCAAATCCTTGAGGTGCTTAAAATAAGTTTTGATGCTTTAGAGGAAGTAGAGAAGAGTGTTTTTCTTGACATTTCTTGTTGCTTCAAAGCATATGCATTGTCAGAGGTGGAAGATATACTTCGTGCTCATTATGGTGATTGCATGAAATATCATATTGGGGTGTTGGTTGAAAAGTCTCTGATAAAATATGGTTATAATTCTGTAGTTACAATGCATGACTTGATAGAAGACATGGGTAAAGAAATTGTCCGGCAGAAATCTCCAAATAAGCCAGGGAAGCGCAGTAGATTATGGTCACCAGAAGAGATAATTAAAGTTTTGGAAGACAACTTG GGAAGTGGAGAAATTGAAATCATATGTTTAAATTCCTCCTTACCTGACAAAGAAGAAATAGTGGAATGGAACAGAAAGGTCTTCAAAAAGATGAAAAACCTCAAAACACTTATCATTAAAAATGGTAATTTTTCGGAAGGTCCTGAATATCTTCCGAATAGTTTAAGAGTACTGGAATGGTTGAAATATCCTTCACAAGGGCTACCGCCAGATTTTCGTTCAAAGCAACTTTCCTTATGCAAATTACCTTCAAGTTGTTTTGGGTCACTCGGATTGACTGAGTTTTCAAAG AAGTTCATGAATATGACTCTTCTGAATTTTGACGAATGTGAAGGTTTAACACAGATACCTGATCTATCTGGGCTGCCAAATTTAGAAAGATTTTCATTCAAGAATT CAAGCTTAGGAGTTTTCCCCCCCTCAAATTGA
- the LOC108332385 gene encoding TMV resistance protein N isoform X2 produces the protein MAVPSFSSSFTYDVFLSFRGEDTRYSFTGNLYRALRDRGIHTFIDDEKLPKGDEITSALEKAIEGSRIFIIVFSRNYASSSFCLNELAYILPYANRNGLLVLPLFYDVVPSHVRHHTGSFGEALDTHENRFKATSQGFELNMEKLNKWKMALRGTANLSGYHFKHGEEYEYEFIKRIVDLVSNKINRAPLHVADYPVGLETRVLEVKLLLDIGSDDGVHMVGIHGLGGVGKTTLALAVYNSIADHFEGLCFLENVRENSNKHGLQHLQRILLSQMIGENNVNITSARQGISMMEHRLRQKKILLILDDVDKHEQLQAIVGRPDWFGPGSRVIITTRDKHLLSCHLIEKLYKVKKLEKNNALRLLSWKAFRTEEVDTSYLNVMDRVLAYASGHPLALEVIGSKLFRKSVKEWESAIKQYEKIPNNQILEVLKISFDALEEVEKSVFLDISCCFKAYALSEVEDILRAHYGDCMKYHIGVLVEKSLIKYGYNSVVTMHDLIEDMGKEIVRQKSPNKPGKRSRLWSPEEIIKVLEDNLGSGEIEIICLNSSLPDKEEIVEWNRKVFKKMKNLKTLIIKNGNFSEGPEYLPNSLRVLEWLKYPSQGLPPDFRSKQLSLCKLPSSCFGSLGLTEFSKKFMNMTLLNFDECEGLTQIPDLSGLPNLERFSFKNCKSLITIHDSIGFLVLRASQKY, from the exons ATGGCTGTGCCATCATTCTCCTCTTCCTTCACCTATGACGTGTTCCTCAGCTTCAGAGGAGAAGATACTCGTTACAGTTTCACCGGCAATCTCTACAGAGCCCTTCGTGACAGAGGAATTCACACCTTCATCGACGACGAGAAGCTTCCCAAAGGAGACGAAATCACCTCTGCACTTGAGAAGGCAATCGAAGGTTCCAGAATTTTCATCATCGTTTTCTCTCGCAACTACGCCTCTTCCTCCTTTTGCTTGAACGAGCTCGCCTACATTCTTCCCTACGCTAATAGAAATGGTTTGCTGGTTTTGCCACTCTTCTACGACGTCGTTCCTTCCCACGTGCGCCACCACACGGGTAGCTTCGGAGAAGCTTTGGATACACATGAAAACAGGTTCAAAGCTACGAGTCAGGGTTTTGAGCTTAACATGGAGAAGCTCAACAAATGGAAGATGGCTCTGCGTGGAACAGCTAACTTATCTGGCTATCATTTCAAACATGG GGAGGAATATGAATACGAGTTTATCAAGAGGATAGTTGACTTGGTCTCCAACAAGATTAACCGTGCTCCTTTACACGTTGCGGATTATCCAGTTGGACTAGAGACTCGAGTGCTAGAAGTAAAGTTGCTTCTAGATATAGGATCTGATGATGGTGTCCACATGGTAGGGATCCATGGACTCGGTGGAGTTGGTAAAACCACACTTGCTCTTGCAGTGTACAATTCCATCGCTGACCATTTTGAAGGCTTGTGTTTCCTCGAAAATGTGAGAGAGAATTCAAACAAACATGGCCTACAGCATCTTCAAAGAATCCTTCTTTCTCAAATGATTGGAGAAAATAATGTCAACATAACTAGTGCGAGACAAGGGATTTCAATGATGGAGCATAGGCTACGACAGAAGAAGATTCTCTTGATTCTAGATGATGTTGACAAACATGAACAGTTACAAGCAATTGTTGGAAGACCTGATTGGTTTGGTCCCGGCAGTAGAGTCATCATCACAACTAGGGACAAACATTTGTTATCATGTCACTTGATcgaaaaattatataaagtgAAGAAGTTGGAAAAGAACAATGCTCTTCGACTGCTTAGTTGGAAAGCTTTCAGAACAGAAGAAGTTGATACAAGTTATTTGAATGTAATGGATCGTGTACTAGCTTATGCTTCTGGCCATCCATTGGCTTTGGAAGTAATCGGTTCGAAGTTGTTTAGAAAAAGTGTAAAGGAATGGGAATCTGCCATCAAACAGTATGAGAAAATTCCTAACAATCAAATCCTTGAGGTGCTTAAAATAAGTTTTGATGCTTTAGAGGAAGTAGAGAAGAGTGTTTTTCTTGACATTTCTTGTTGCTTCAAAGCATATGCATTGTCAGAGGTGGAAGATATACTTCGTGCTCATTATGGTGATTGCATGAAATATCATATTGGGGTGTTGGTTGAAAAGTCTCTGATAAAATATGGTTATAATTCTGTAGTTACAATGCATGACTTGATAGAAGACATGGGTAAAGAAATTGTCCGGCAGAAATCTCCAAATAAGCCAGGGAAGCGCAGTAGATTATGGTCACCAGAAGAGATAATTAAAGTTTTGGAAGACAACTTG GGAAGTGGAGAAATTGAAATCATATGTTTAAATTCCTCCTTACCTGACAAAGAAGAAATAGTGGAATGGAACAGAAAGGTCTTCAAAAAGATGAAAAACCTCAAAACACTTATCATTAAAAATGGTAATTTTTCGGAAGGTCCTGAATATCTTCCGAATAGTTTAAGAGTACTGGAATGGTTGAAATATCCTTCACAAGGGCTACCGCCAGATTTTCGTTCAAAGCAACTTTCCTTATGCAAATTACCTTCAAGTTGTTTTGGGTCACTCGGATTGACTGAGTTTTCAAAG AAGTTCATGAATATGACTCTTCTGAATTTTGACGAATGTGAAGGTTTAACACAGATACCTGATCTATCTGGGCTGCCAAATTTAGAAAGATTTTCATTCAAGAATTGTAAGAGTTTAATTACAATCCATGACTCCATTGGCTTCCTAG TCTTGAGAGCTTCCCAGAAATATTAG